One stretch of Oncorhynchus clarkii lewisi isolate Uvic-CL-2024 chromosome 1, UVic_Ocla_1.0, whole genome shotgun sequence DNA includes these proteins:
- the LOC139387550 gene encoding SNF-related serine/threonine-protein kinase-like: protein MAASKGGYEGKIAGLYDLDRTLGKGHFAVVKLARHVFTGQLVAVKVIDKTKLDTMATGHLLQEVRCMKLVQHPNVVRLYEVIDTATKLYLILELGDGGDMYDYILRHEGGVAEDTAKVHFAQIVQSISYCHRLHVVHRDLKPENVVFFRQQGTVKLTDFGFSNLFKPGTMLMTSCGSLAYSAPEILLGDEYDAPAVDIWSLGVILFMLVCGQPPFQETNDSETLTMIMDCRYTVPAHVSADCKDLISRMLQRDPSSRASLEEIENHPWLQGVNPSPTGHSAAPLTSHRSLSREEHEIILHAMTSGNIADRDAIQQALEADQYNHITATYYLLGERILRDKQEQPSEIPKVDSSWAEPSQLQRPRSEPLDLEQRGLHGLLAGCPRRGVSDAVDFLTHRPLLLQPQPSRTESPFPEYSTEPCLGLTLHPSPPDEAPQIKSLGALQLICEEEEEEEDEAEETGKPHGLHNFQTLPHIIGLVSTSVSTEQSSPMLTAPEAPQSPVRVVPGQGEETGLLATSVEEALETERGEWDRELQARVSSHSREMEPDQLAAIQEQEQGMMESGEKPMEEGDMSCDQLRLGSHLTSDQPINGSSISPKAQPPYLPRLGGVQCCCGQQETPSPDIIEGEDAILKNNNTTESKPKLLVQGGGSTPGASPRSLPHNHCVDLGPDGVEMTRKVRGPGGESEGDTPEELQLERSHNAPQGRLGPRETGTDPTFRLDPGKGKNVNLRDRLLQFPLCEKALSFNIQPTSKEKLLPFAQYNCCHVL from the exons ATGGCTGCTTCTAAGGGTGGCTACGAGGGCAAGATCGCCGGCCTCTACGACCTGGATCGCACGCTGGGGAAAGGCCACTTCGCCGTGGTCAAGCTGGCCCGCCACGTCTTCACAGGCCAGCTGGTGGCAGTCAAGGTGATTGACAAGACCAAGTTGGACACCATGGCAACGGGCCACCTACTGCAGGAGGTGCGCTGTATGAAGCTGGTGCAGCACCCCAACGTGGTGCGGCTCTATGAGGTCATCGACACCGCCACCAAGCTCTACCTCATCCTGGAGCTGGGCGATGGAGGGGACATGTATGACTATATCCTGCGCCACGAGGGTGGAGTGGCCGAGGACACGGCTAAAGTTCACTTCGCCCAGATCGTCCAGTCCATCTCCTACTGCCACCGGCTCCATGTGGTGCACCGAGACCTCAAACCAGAGAATGTGGTGTTCTTCAGGCAGCAGGGTACAGTCAAACTGACCGACTTCGGCTTCAGCAACCTCTTCAAGCCCGGGACCATGCTGATGACCAGCTGTGGTTCGCTGGCTTACTCCGCCCCAGAGATCCTGCTGGGGGATGAGTATGACGCTCCGGCTGTAG ATATTTGGTCACTGGGGGTGATCCTCTTCATGCTGGTGTGTGGACAGCCGCCATTCCAGGAGACCAATGACAGTGAGACGCTCACCATGATTATGGACTGTCGCTACACCGTCCCCGCCCATGTCTCCGCAGACTGTAAAGA TTTGATCTCCCGAATGCTACAGAGGGACCCGTCTAGCCGTGCCTCCCTGGAGGAGATCGAGAACCACCCCTGGCTGCAGGGGGTCAACCCCTCCCCCACAGGGCACAGTGCCGCCCCCCTCACCTCCCACCGCAGCCTGTCCCGGGAGGAACACGAGATCATCCTCCACGCCATGACCAGCGGCAACATCGCTGACCGCGATGCCATCCAACA GGCTCTAGAAGCGGATCAGTACAACCACATCACAGCCACGTATTACCTGCTGGGGGAGCGCATCCTGAGAGACAAGCAGGAGCAGCCCAGCGAGATCCCGAAAGTTGACAGTTCGTGGGCCGAGCCATCACAACTCCA GAGGCCGCGGTCTGAGCCTCTGGATCTGGAGCAGAGGGGGCTCCATGGCCTGCTGGCTGGCTGTCCCCGCCGAGGGGTGTCTGATGCTGTGGACTTCCTGACCCACAGGCCCCTGCTGCTTCAGCCACAGCCAAGTCGCACAGAGAGCCCCTTCCCTGAGTACAGCACAGAGCCCTGCCTGGGGCTCACCCTGCATCCTTCACCCCCTGACGAAGCTCCACAGATCAAGAGCCTGGGAGCCCTGCAGCTCATctgtgaagaggaagaggaggaggaagatgaggcgGAAGAGACAGGCAAACCACATGGACTTCATAATTTTCAAACACTGCCTCATATAATAGGCTTGGTATCAACCTCTGTGTCTACAGAACAGTCTAGTCCCATGCTCACAGCTCCAGAGGCTCCACAGAGCCCAGTCAGAGTAGTCCCAGGTCAGGGAGAGGAAACAGGCCTGTTGGCCACCTCAGTGGAGGAGGcactggagacagagaggggggagtgggaCAGGGAGCTGCAGGCCAGGGTTTCTAGCCACAGCAGAGAGATGGAGCCTGACCAGCTGGCAGCCATACAGGAACAAGAACAGGGTATGATGGAGTCAGGGGAGAAGCCCatggaggaaggagacatgtCATGTGACCAACTGAGGCTAGGTAGTCATTTGACTTCAGACCAGCCAATCAATGGTAGTTCGATCAGCCCTAAAGCTCAACCTCCATACCTGCCTCGCCTCGGGGGGGTGCAGTGTTGTTGTGGGCAACAGGAAACTCCCAGCCCAGACATCATAGAAGGGGAAGATGCTATTcttaaaaacaacaacaccacAGAGTCCAAGCCTAAGCTCCTGGTGCAGGGTGGGGGGTCCACCCCAGGCGCCTCACCCCGCTCTCTGCCCCATAACCACTGTGTGGACCTGGGCCCCGACGGGGTGGAAATGACCCGCAAGGTGAGAGGGCCTGGTGGGGAGTCTGAAGGGGACACTCCGGAGGAGCTTCAATTAGAGAGATCCCACAATGCACCACAGGGTCGCCTTGGGCCCAGGGAGACGGGGACCGACCCTACGTTCAGACTGGATCCTGGAAAGGGGAAGAACGTGAACCTGAGAGACCGCCTGCTGCAGTTCCCTCTCTGTGAGAAGGCCCTGTCCTTCAACATCCAGCCCACCTCCAAGGAGAAACTCCTGCCCTTCGCCCAGTACAACTGCTGCCATGTACTGTAG